Part of the Aquamicrobium lusatiense genome is shown below.
GCCAGCAGCCTTGTGCCCGGAGCACAGCCAGCTTTCAGATTCGCCCCGTGAACTTCAACCTGCTGTGAGAGATTTCGGATTTCCTTTCAGCCCTGCGGCCCAATCCGCAAACAGGCTCACATGGCTGTGTAACCTGTTCAGCATTGAATTACCCGGTGTGATGAGCCAAATAAGAAGCATGGACAGACTGGCGATCAAAAAAGCAAAGTTTTCAATCGGACAGGTTGTGCGCCATCGGCTTTTTCCGTTTCGCGGGATCATTTTCGATGTCGACCCGGAGTTTGCCAATACCGATGAATGGTATGAGGCAATTCCTGTTGGCGTTCGCCCCAGCAAGGACCAGCCTTTCTACCATCTTCTGGCTGAAAACTCCGAAACAGACTACATCGCCTATGTTTCCGAGCAAAATCTGGTTGAAGATGTTTCAGATGAGCCTGTGCGTCATCCGCAGATCAGAGAATTGTTCCTGAAAACGCCGGATGGACATTACGAGCCCAGATATCAGGTTCGTCACTAGAGCAATTCCTGCAAAAGTGCGCAGCCGTCTTGCGCTCGCAATTGCTTAAAAAATAGAGCGTTTCCGCCTTTGCCAGACACCGCTCAAAGAAAAGCCCCGCACGCTTCATAAGCGGCGGGGCTTTTTCTGTTGCCTGATCGCTCAGGCTTCCTTTTTCTGCGGCATGACGCGCAGTTCCAGTTCGCGCAGCTGCTGCGGCGTAGCCGGCGCTGGCGCCCCCATGAGCAGATCAAAGGCCTGTTGGTTCATCGGGAACATGGTGACCTCGCGCAGGTTCTTCGCACCGACGAGCAGCATGACCACACGGTCGATGCCGGCCGCCATGCCGCCATGCGGCGGTGCGCCATACTGGAACGCGCGATAAAGACCGCCAAAGCGCTCTTCCACGGTCTGCCGGTCCAGCCCCGCGATCTCGAAGGCCTTGACCATGGTTTCGGGAAGATGGTTGCGGATGCCGCCGGAGGCGATCTCGAAGCCGTTGCAGACCATGTCGTACTGGTAGGCTTTGAGGCTCAGCGGGTCCTGACCGCTCAGCGCCTCGATGCCACCCTGCGGCATCGAGAACGGGTTGTGAGCGAAATCCACCTTCTTCTCCTCTTCGTTCCACTCGTAGAACGGGAAGTCGACAATCCAGCACAGTTCGAAACGATCGCGGTCCACGAGGTTCAGTTCCTCACCCGCGCGTGTGCGCGCAGCTCCGGCAAAGGCAACGAACTTCTTCGGATCGCCCGCAACGAAGAAAGCGGCATCGCCATCCTCAAGACCAAGCTGCTGGCGCACGGCCTCGGTGCGCTCATCGCCGATGTTCTTGGCGATAGGTCCGGCGCCTTCGAGCCTGTCGCCTTCCTTGCGCCAGAAGATGTAGCCGAGACCCGGCTGTCCCTCGCCCTGCGCCCAAGAATTCATGCGATCGCAGAATGCGCGCGAGCCGCCGGTCTTCGCCGGAATGGCCCACACTTCGGCCTTGGGATCGTTGGCGAGGATGTTGGCGAAAACCTTGAAGCCGGAACCGCTGAAATGCTCGGACACGTCCTGCATCTCGATAGGATTGCGCAGGTCCGGCTTGTCGGATCCGTATTTCCGCATGGCTTCGTCGTAAGGAATGCGGCGGAACTCCTGCGTCACCGGCTTGCCGTCGGCAAACGCCTCGAACACGCCGCGCATCACCGGCTCCATG
Proteins encoded:
- the hspQ gene encoding heat shock protein HspQ, with translation MKKAKFSIGQVVRHRLFPFRGIIFDVDPEFANTDEWYEAIPVGVRPSKDQPFYHLLAENSETDYIAYVSEQNLVEDVSDEPVRHPQIRELFLKTPDGHYEPRYQVRH
- the aspS gene encoding aspartate--tRNA ligase; translation: MHRYRSHTCAQLRKADVGSNIRISGWVHRVRDHGGLLFIDLRDHYGLTQIVADPDSPAFKTAETVRGEWVIRVDGEVKARAADAVNPNLETGEIEVFATEIEVLSAAKELPLPVFGEPDYPEDIRLKYRFLDLRRETLHRNIVMRTKIIAEMRKRMGEVGFTEYSTPILTASSPEGARDFLVPSRIHPGTFYALPQAPQQYKQLIMVSGFDRYFQIAPCFRDEDPRADRLPGEFYQLDLEMSFVEQNDVLATMEPVMRGVFEAFADGKPVTQEFRRIPYDEAMRKYGSDKPDLRNPIEMQDVSEHFSGSGFKVFANILANDPKAEVWAIPAKTGGSRAFCDRMNSWAQGEGQPGLGYIFWRKEGDRLEGAGPIAKNIGDERTEAVRQQLGLEDGDAAFFVAGDPKKFVAFAGAARTRAGEELNLVDRDRFELCWIVDFPFYEWNEEEKKVDFAHNPFSMPQGGIEALSGQDPLSLKAYQYDMVCNGFEIASGGIRNHLPETMVKAFEIAGLDRQTVEERFGGLYRAFQYGAPPHGGMAAGIDRVVMLLVGAKNLREVTMFPMNQQAFDLLMGAPAPATPQQLRELELRVMPQKKEA